The DNA sequence TAACAGTGTGTTAATGCGATCGATGCGCTTTTGCTGTAAGACCGAGCGTGGGATTAACGCAAAAACAGTACGAATAATGAGGAACGAAAGTACTGGTACAACGGCGAGAAGGAGTAATGACAATGGAAGATCTTGCATAATCGCCATAACGATACCCCCAATTCCCAGTAGCGGGGCCATGATAACGATAGCGAATGAGTTAAGAATAATGCTTTGGATTTGGGTGATGTCATTAGTGGCGCGGGTGATAAGGGTTGATGCACCAAAGCGGTGCTGTTCGGTGGCTGAGAATGTTTGAACATGGCGGAAAGCATCCGCGCGTAGTTCTTTACCAACCTGCATCGCGGTTCGTGCACCGATGTACATCGCGCCGATAATGCAACAAATTTGCGCGAATGACACAATTAGCATTAGTGCACCGGTTGTTAATATATAGGGTGTATTGTTGGCGATGATTCCGTCGTCGATAATATCGGCGTTTAATGCTGGTAACCATAAACTCAGCAAGACTTGTGAAAATTGTAAAATGACAATAAGGCCTAAGGCGCGCTTCTTATCGCTGAGATAGCGCCATACTAATCGAATCAGCGTCACATATCCTCCTGTTTTCAACTATCAGTCTTCAGCGTACTCCCTTGCCCTAGATAAGAGCACAGCCAAATGCTAGGAGGGCAATCAGCTGGTAGCTGATTGCCCTCCTAGCATCGATAAAGGTTAGGCGACTTCGTTTGGATCTGAGACGCCAGATGTTCCGGCATTTGGATTGAATAGATCGTATTTGTCAATCGCTTGCTTGACAACGGAACGATCAATTTCACCACGATCTGCTAGTGCCTGGAGGGCACGAACGACGACGGACGCGGAATCAATCTTGAACTCTCGACGGGCTGCTGCTCGCATATCTGAGAAACCGAAACCATTAGCGCCAAGAACGTAATAGTCAGTTGGTACCCATGGGCGAATAGCATCTTGTACTTGTTTTTCAAAGTCTGAAGTGGCAATGACTGGTCCATTGGTGTGCTTGAGCACTGAAGTCAGGTAGGCTTCGCGCGGTTCTTCATCTGGGTGGAGGAAGTTGTGCTCGTCTGCAGCCAATCCGTCTTTACGTAGCTCATAGAAGGAGGTCACTGACCATGTTGTGGCCTTCACACCCCAATCGTTACGAAGCATGTCGCGAGCTTCACGAATCCATGGGACACCAATACCGGAGGCAAAGAGCTGGACCTCTGGGCCGTCGCCTTCACCTTCATCAAGCTTGTAAAGTCCCTTGAGGAGTCCATCAACGTCTAACCCTTCTGGTTCTGCTGGTTGATGAATTGGCTCGTTATAGATCGTGATGTAATACATGACATTTTGATCTCTGCCGTCTGAGCCGTCACCGTACATGCGCTTGATACCGTCTTTAACGATGTGGCTAATTTCGTATGCGTAGGCAGGATCATATTGAACGATGGCTGGGTTCGTTGAAGCTAGGACATGTGAATGTCCATCAAGGTGTTGTAAACCTTCTCCAGTAAGTGTGGTTCGGCCGGCGGTTGCGCCCATAATAAATCCACGTGCTAACTGGTCTGCCGCCGCCCAGAATTGGTCAGCAGTTCGTTGGAATCCGAACATCGAGTAGAAAATATAGACTGGAATCATTGGTATTCCGTGAGTGGCGTAGGATGTTCCTACGGCTGTGAAGGCTGCCGTAGAGCCAGCTTCGGTAATACCAGTGTGTAGAATTTGTCCATTTTCCGATTCCTTGTAGGAAAGTAGTAGCTCGGAATCGACAGCGGTGTAATTTTGACCGTGAACATTAAAGATCTTCGCGGTTGGGAAGATTGCGTCAAGGCCGAAGGTTCGTGCCTCATCTGGAATGATTGGCACAATGTGTTTGCCAAATTCCTTGTCCCGCAAAAGATCTTTGAGCATCCGGACGAAAGCCATTGTTGTGGCTACCTTTTGCTTGCCAGAACCGGCGCGAATACCATCGAAAGGTTTTTCTGGTGGTAGCGCGATGCCTTGTTCGATTACCCGGCGTTCTGGAACGAACCCACCAAGTTGACGACGACGTTCGAGCATATATTCCATTGCTGGATGGCTATTATCAGGCTTGTAATATGGCGCCTGATATGGATCGTCAAGCTGCGAATCTGGGATATCAAGATGCAGTGTATCGCGTAGCATCTTGAGATCGTCAGAGTTGAGCTTTTTCATCTGGTGGGTAGAGTTACGACCAGCGAAGTTTGATCCTAAAACATAACCTTTAATCGTGTGGGCAAGGATAACAGTTGGTGCACCCTTGTGTTCGGTAGCAGCCTTGTAAGCAGCATAAACTTTACGATAGTCGTGGCCGCCACGCTTGAGCCGCCAAATCTTTTCGTCTGACCAGTCCGCAACCATTGCTTTTGTACGTGGGTCACGGCCAAAGAAGTGCTCACGAATATAAGCGCCGTCGTTAGCCTTGAATGTTTGGTAGTCACCATCGAGAGTGTCATTCATGATGTTGACAAGTGCGTTATCTTTATCGGCGGCAAGGAGTTCGTCCCACTCGCGTCCCCAGATGACCTTGATAACGTTCCAGCCAGCG is a window from the Arcanobacterium buesumense genome containing:
- the aceE gene encoding pyruvate dehydrogenase (acetyl-transferring), homodimeric type yields the protein MSLQPTRPLLNGLYNRIPDIDPEETREWIESLEGLIDDKGGPRTRYLLMEMERHARKRGIQFPRNIVTPYINTIDAEDEPFYPGDEKLEREFRRWTRWNAAVQVTRQQNPNIGVGGHISSYAAQATLYEVGHNWFFRGKNAEGGGDHIFFQGHSSPGNYARAYLEGRLSEADLDSFRQQASRRSGGRGIPSYPHPRQMDDFWEFPTVSLGLGPISAIYQAWYDRYLQGRGLKDTSNQHVWAFMGDGEMDEVESRGVLHLAASQQLDNLTFVVNCNLQRLDGPVRGNGKIIQELEASFKGAGWNVIKVIWGREWDELLAADKDNALVNIMNDTLDGDYQTFKANDGAYIREHFFGRDPRTKAMVADWSDEKIWRLKRGGHDYRKVYAAYKAATEHKGAPTVILAHTIKGYVLGSNFAGRNSTHQMKKLNSDDLKMLRDTLHLDIPDSQLDDPYQAPYYKPDNSHPAMEYMLERRRQLGGFVPERRVIEQGIALPPEKPFDGIRAGSGKQKVATTMAFVRMLKDLLRDKEFGKHIVPIIPDEARTFGLDAIFPTAKIFNVHGQNYTAVDSELLLSYKESENGQILHTGITEAGSTAAFTAVGTSYATHGIPMIPVYIFYSMFGFQRTADQFWAAADQLARGFIMGATAGRTTLTGEGLQHLDGHSHVLASTNPAIVQYDPAYAYEISHIVKDGIKRMYGDGSDGRDQNVMYYITIYNEPIHQPAEPEGLDVDGLLKGLYKLDEGEGDGPEVQLFASGIGVPWIREARDMLRNDWGVKATTWSVTSFYELRKDGLAADEHNFLHPDEEPREAYLTSVLKHTNGPVIATSDFEKQVQDAIRPWVPTDYYVLGANGFGFSDMRAAARREFKIDSASVVVRALQALADRGEIDRSVVKQAIDKYDLFNPNAGTSGVSDPNEVA